The Thermodesulfobacteriota bacterium genome segment TTCCGAAGTCGGATCTCTGGCAGATGCTGGTGATATGCTTAAGTGTTGGTCTCATTGTACTATTTTTCTACAACGATTTTCTCGCCATGTCTTATGATGAGGAGTTCGCCCGGCTTCGCGGAGTTCCGGTGAAAGGGCTGTATTTTCTTCTCATCGGGATGATTGCCCTTTCTATTGTGATGATTATTCGTGTGGTGGGACTTATTCTGGTTATTGCATTGCTGACCATTCCACCCTATGTTGCTGAGAAATATGTACAATCGCTCAGTATGATGATGCTTATTTCTACCTTGCTTTGCTGCATGTTCACTATGACCGGGCTATGGCTTTCGTACCTGTTTAATCTTACATCAGGATCAACCATTATCATGGTGGCGGTAGCGGCCTTTTTTATATCATTTTTAGTGCAGTATTTAAAAAACAAGCGTTTATATTCAAAGGCTATTGTCGATTAATGGTTTAATCTATGCAGGCCGCATTGATCGTCTTTTCATGTATCGGTTTAACTGAGATGATAGGGGGCGCCTAACACAACGATCTCATTTGTTAATTATTGTAACGGGCCAATAGGCGATTCCCCGGGCGAACCTTAGGTTTCATGCTTCGTTGTGCCCAGTCGGACATGAAAATTTATGAAAAACAGTATAAACGACTTCACCACTTATCCAATTAAAGAGATCTGTAAAAGGAAACCATGTGTTATCAATGCAACTATACACATCTTCTTGAAAAATCCGGTTTGGGCGTCACCCCGAACCGATTGAAAGTGCTGGAAGTGATAGGAAACAACAATTATCCGTTAAAGCCTGGTGAGATTATTGATATATTAAGCCGTAATACTGATATCAATCGTGTGACGGTTTATCGAATCCTTGATCTTTTAGTACAAAAAAAACTTGTTGATCGAATAAGCAGCGGGGGGCGTTCGTTTTATTATGGCCTGGCTCCAAACGAGTATCATCAGCCACACCCGCATTTCTATTGCAGAAAATGCGGCAGCATGGAGTGTTTAAATCCGGAAAGTTTGCATCTGGACATTAAACCGTTAAACAGAACTTTCCCGGGAGTGATTGATAATATTCAAGTTCGCCTGGATGGAATCTGTAAAAACTGTCTGAAAAAGGAAAAAAATAAAATGAGTCGCAACGCAGGGCTTTAAATTTGGACCATCTGTCTTAGCAGTTTCAGGTTTATCTCATCCCAATCTTTATCTGTGCTTCCCTTTGGCGTTTCAATGATTTTCGGAATATGGAAAAATTTCTCATCGTTCATAATATACTTAAACGCTTCCAAGCCGATATGACCGGAACCGATTTGTTCATGTCGGTCAACCCTTGATCCCAGTTCTTTTTTTGAATCATTAAGATGGATAAGACATAGACGGTCAAGACCGATGATAGAATTAAAATCAGCCATGGTTTCTCGATAATGTTTCATGGTTCTGATGTCATAGCCGGCAGTAAAGATGTGACAAGTATCGAGGCATA includes the following:
- a CDS encoding metal ABC transporter permease translates to MFEALQFEFMRNALTAGLLTSVICGIIGTYVVVNRIAFLAGGIAHSAYGGIGLAFFLGLPYIVGTVGFTLFAALIMAAVTLKDRNRADTFIGVLWAGGMAFGVLLLDLTPGYNVDLMSYLFGSILAVPKSDLWQMLVICLSVGLIVLFFYNDFLAMSYDEEFARLRGVPVKGLYFLLIGMIALSIVMIIRVVGLILVIALLTIPPYVAEKYVQSLSMMMLISTLLCCMFTMTGLWLSYLFNLTSGSTIIMVAVAAFFISFLVQYLKNKRLYSKAIVD
- a CDS encoding Fur family transcriptional regulator — encoded protein: MCYQCNYTHLLEKSGLGVTPNRLKVLEVIGNNNYPLKPGEIIDILSRNTDINRVTVYRILDLLVQKKLVDRISSGGRSFYYGLAPNEYHQPHPHFYCRKCGSMECLNPESLHLDIKPLNRTFPGVIDNIQVRLDGICKNCLKKEKNKMSRNAGL